In a single window of the Littorina saxatilis isolate snail1 linkage group LG5, US_GU_Lsax_2.0, whole genome shotgun sequence genome:
- the LOC138967708 gene encoding uncharacterized protein has protein sequence MATGARSWRDGPVNSDLFQRVPITRGLLMLQASLGGGPQEEKKRHKAVERRQGLEAAKTHVVDSPMCGLALQTALEEKKRQEAAERRQGLEAAKTHVVDSPMCGLALPTALEEKKQQEAAERRQGLEAAKTHVVDSPMCGLALPTALEEKKQQEATERRQGLEAAKTHVVDSPLCGLALPTALEEKKRQEAAERRQGLEAAKTHVVDRPMCGLALPTALSRKNHLKKCTSNLDVETDQLLSAVKRQEEKHSTDAPADLARMVMDQSPTTTSRMTRLKNPESDDLADEQDYETTSMVGSSSSEWLPSDPDTHDSDYYVSDSESIRVSESEESVTDEIMYPMLGDCVHKDSEPKSNPQPDALTTKTYQQHDGPTSVTCPQPDELTSVACAQPDGPTSVTCPQPDEPTSVAYPQPDSECTSGGLKRHCCMFCQKLNTKMSTHLTRCHALEPEVSAILKMRKGHPDRRNAFIKLQDEGDYHYNCKVLRDKEGPLIPKYRKRIEPTTQPDYRACPHCKAIYRRQLLSKHELNCPQRSCDSKRLKKGQCAIIGRLLLPLPPDVSSSFFANVLSKLKKDDIGRIVMADSLILRYGERLYSRRDCEEHTYGQINGRLRELGRLCLLLRKNTSMQVANLTQAIDPANFDAVLKSVRELGEFDQTANMYSKGALVMKIGYSLKKCAQIMKAEAIKTNDNDTQNKCERFEALYSSDWFDVISASASQSIGRARMNKTKLLPSVKDVEKVNCLLEKDMRSDSYVTLAKSTLASVTVFNRKRGGEVQRMKLSDYERSKQRSTNPPEEELLADLTETEKKLVNIFHRVEIRGKFNRAVPILLTPSMVESVESLIAMRSLMDLHSPYLFITATGQRPYRGPRVLQEYANAAQVSDASLFTATTLRKQLATLSQAMAISELDQDMLATFLGHDLRIHRSIYRQTLDVVQKTKVASFLLKVNRGVDLPNMSDVCVNDEVLETEQLGADDTEDKSEDEDQLDIGLQESANNDQMSSSQAARATHLPTPKTTSRRTVRPTRAKRSWTEDESKAVQKHLSHCFVLNRVPQKHECEQALASEPVLKNRKWTDIKFFVYNLQKKKLR, from the exons ATGGCGACTGGAGCCCGCAGTTGGCGGGATGGTCCTGTTAATTCG GACCTGTTTCAGAGAGTCCCCATCACAAGAGGATTACTCATGCTGCAGGCTTCTCTTG GAGGAGGACCTCAGGAGGAGAAGAAGCGACATAAGGCGGTGGAGAGACGTCAGGGCCTAGAAGCAGCCAAGACTCACGTCGTCGACAGTCCCATGTGTGGGCTGGCTCTGCAGACCGctctg GAGGAGAAGAAGCGACAGGAGGCGGCGGAGAGACGTCAGGGCCTGGAAGCAGCCAAGACTCACGTCGTCGACAGTCCCATGTGTGGGCTGGCTCTGCCGACCGctctg GAGGAGAAGAAGCAACAGGAGGCGGCGGAGAGACGTCAGGGCCTGGAAGCAGCCAAGACTCACGTCGTCGACAGTCCCATGTGTGGGCTGGCTCTGCCGACCGctctg GAGGAGAAGAAGCAACAGGAGGCGACGGAGAGACGTCAGGGCCTGGAAGCAGCCAAGACTCACGTCGTCGACAGTCCCTTGTGTGGGCTGGCTCTGCCAACCGCTCTG GAGGAGAAGAAGCGACAGGAGGCGGCGGAGAGACGTCAGGGCCTGGAAGCAGCCAAGACTCACGTCGTCGACAGACCCATGTGTGGGCTGGCTCTGCCGACCGctctg AGTCGGAAGAACCATCTGAAGAAATGTACGTCCAACCTGGATGTGGAGACCGACCAGCTGCTGTCTGCTGTAAAAAGACAGGAGGAGAAACATAGTACTGATGCCCCCGCCGACCTAGCTCGAATGGTCATGGATCAAAGCCCCACCACCACATCAAG AATGACACGATTGAAGAATCCTGAATCAGATGACCTGGCTGATGAACAGGACTATGAAACAACGTCCATGGTGGGGTCTTCTTCATCGGAGTGGCTGCCAAGTGACCCTGATACACATGACAGTGATTATTATGTCAGTGATTCTGAAAGCATACGGGTTAGTGAATCAGAAGAATCAGTTACTGATGAAATAATGTATCCTATGCTTGGTGACTGCGTACACAAAGATAGTGAGCCAAAATCAAATCCACAGCCTGATGCATTGACAACTAAGACCTACCAACAGCATGATGGACCTACTTCTGTCACGTGTCCACAGCCTGATGAACTGACTTCTGTGGCGTGTGCACAGCCTGATGGACCGACTTCTGTGACGTGTCCACAACCTGATGAACCGACTTCTGTGGCGTATCCACAGCCTGATTCAGAGTGTACTTCGGGCGGGTTGAAAAGGcactgttgcatgttttgcCAGAAGTTGAATACAAAAATGTCAACGCACCTCACGCGTTGTCATGCTCTAGAACCAGAGGTTTCGGCAATACTGAAAATGAGAAAAGGGCATCCAGATCGGAGAAACGCCTTTATTAAGTTACAGGATGAAGGTGATTATCATTATAACTGCAAAGTTCTCAGGGATAAAGAAGGACCGCTGATTCCAAAATACAGAAAGAGAATAGAACCTACAACACAACCAGACTATAGGGCATGTCCTCACTGCAAAGCTATTTATCGCAGACAGCTTTTGTCCAAACATGAACTAAACTGCCCACAAAGATCTTGTGATTCAAAACGCTTGAAGAAAGGACAGTGTGCCATCATTGGCAGGCTATTGCTTCCCCTGCCTCCTGATGTCAGTTCATCATTTTTCGCAAATGTTTTGTCCAAACTTAAGAAAGATGACATTGGGCGTATTGTCATGGCAGATTCCTTGATTCTGAGATATGGCGAGAGACTATATTCCAGAAGAGATTGTGAAGAGCACACATATGGTCAGATCAATGGCCGTTTGAGAGAGCTCGGGAGGCTTTGTCTACTACTAAGGAAGAACACATCAATGCAAGTTGCAAACTTAACTCAGGCCATTGACCCAGCCAATTTTGACGCAGTGTTGAAGTCAGTTCGAGAGCTTGGTGAATTCGATCAAACAGCAAACATGTATAGCAAAGGTGCTCTTGTCATGAAAATTGGGTACAGCTTGAAAAAGTGTGCACAAATCATGAAAGCAGAGGCAATTAAGACCAATGATAATGACACCCAAAACAAGTGTGAGCGGTTTGAGGCTTTGTACTCCAGTGATTGGTTCGATGTGATATCTGCATCCGCATCACAGTCGATCGGAAGAGCGAGGATGAACAAAACAAAGCTCCTGCCTTCTGTCAAGGATGTTGAGAAAGTCAACTGTTTGCTGGAGAAAGACATGCGTAGTGACTCATATGTTACTCTTGCAAAATCAACTCTTGCATCTGTTACTGTCTTTAATCGCAAACGTGGCGGAGAGGTGCAAAGAATGAAACTCTCAGATTATGAGCGCAGTAAACAGAGGAGTACAAACCCACCTGAAGAAGAACTTTTGGCAGACTTGACTGAAACTGAAAAGAAACTTGTCAACATCTTTCACAGGGTTGAGATCAGGGGGAAATTCAACAGAGCAGTTCCAATACTTTTGACACCAAGCATGGTGGAAAGTGTGGAGTCGCTGATTGCCATGCGTTCCCTCATGGACTTACACTCGCCTTACCTGTTTATCACAGCCACTGGTCAAAGGCCGTACCGTGGTCCACGAGTGTTGCAAGAGTATGCCAATGCTGCCCAAGTCTCAGATGCGTCATTATTCACTGCAACAACATTGCGCAAGCAATTGGCCACACTGAGTCAGGCTATGGCTATCTCTGAGTTAGATCAAGATATGCTTGCCACATTCTTGGGTCATGACCTGCGAATCCATCGTAGCATCTACAGACAAACCCTTGATGTAGTGCAGAAAACTAAAGTTGCCAGCTTTTTGCTCAAGGTAAATCGAGGAGTTGATCTTCCGAATATGTCTGATGTCTGTGTGAATGACGAGGTTCTTGAAACAGAACAGCTGGGTGCAGATGACACTGAAGACAAGTCAGAGGATGAAGATCAGCTGGATATTGGCTTGCAAGAGTCAGCAAACAATGATCAAATGTCTTCCTCTCAGGCAGCAAGAGCTACACACCTTCCTACACCCAAAACAACAAGCAGAAGGACTGTGAGACCAACTCGTGCAAAGAGATCTTGGACTGAAGATGAATCAAAAGCTGTCCAGAAACATTTGTCACATTGTTTTGTCCTGAACAGAGTTCCTCAAAAACATGAGTGTGAGCAAGCTTTGGCTTCTGAACCAGTGTTGAAAAACAGAAAATGGACTGACATAAAGTTTTTCGTTTATAACTTGCAGAAGAAAAAGTTGCGATAA